One window of the Chloroflexota bacterium genome contains the following:
- the smpB gene encoding SsrA-binding protein SmpB, translating to MATEKTVATNRKAYYNFIIDRKMEAGIVLCGTEIKSIRAGKVSLAGAFARSEKGELWLSNTHIAPYECGNRYNHEPTRLRKLLMHRDEINELTGKVAEKGYALVPLRVYLKDGLAKVELGLAKGKKIHDKRESIARRQAEREIDRTLKMRRVKR from the coding sequence ATGGCAACAGAAAAGACAGTGGCTACCAACCGAAAGGCCTACTATAACTTCATCATCGATCGGAAGATGGAAGCGGGCATCGTGCTTTGCGGTACCGAGATCAAATCGATCCGGGCGGGCAAGGTCAGCCTGGCCGGGGCTTTTGCCAGATCTGAAAAGGGGGAGTTGTGGTTGTCAAATACCCATATTGCCCCTTATGAGTGCGGCAACCGCTACAATCACGAGCCGACACGCCTGCGGAAGCTGCTGATGCATCGTGATGAAATAAATGAATTGACTGGCAAGGTGGCAGAGAAGGGATATGCACTGGTGCCCCTCAGGGTGTATCTGAAGGACGGTCTGGCTAAGGTAGAACTGGGACTGGCCAAAGGCAAGAAGATTCATGACAAGCGTGAGTCTATTGCTCGCCGCCAGGCGG
- the rsmI gene encoding 16S rRNA (cytidine(1402)-2'-O)-methyltransferase: MPVLYVVATPIGNLEDVTLRALRVLKEVELIAAEDTRKTKRLLAAYGIKTRLTSYHEHSGQAKLTYLLDWLKEKDLALVSEAGMPGISDPGYELIVAAAERGIPVVPIPGASAVVTALAVSALPTEQFVYLGFLPRRKGERSRLLNSIATERRTLVAFEAPHRLLSTLNELAETLGNRKMVIGREMTKIHEEVFRGTIREAVEHFQQPRGEFTLVIQGHKGAKESGSASDWREELRRLHQQGFRAREAISQLSLTTGLSKKELYRAWLELKRPE, from the coding sequence ATGCCTGTTCTTTATGTGGTGGCCACCCCCATCGGTAATCTGGAGGATGTTACCCTTCGCGCCCTGCGCGTTCTGAAAGAGGTGGAGCTTATCGCCGCCGAGGATACCCGCAAGACGAAGCGCTTGCTGGCTGCCTACGGAATCAAGACTCGCCTGACGAGTTATCATGAGCATAGTGGGCAGGCGAAGCTGACCTATCTTCTGGACTGGTTGAAAGAAAAGGATCTGGCCCTGGTGTCAGAGGCGGGGATGCCTGGCATAAGCGATCCAGGATACGAACTTATCGTGGCTGCGGCCGAGCGGGGCATCCCAGTAGTGCCCATACCTGGTGCTTCGGCAGTGGTCACCGCCTTGGCGGTGTCAGCGCTACCCACGGAGCAGTTTGTCTATCTCGGCTTTTTGCCGCGAAGGAAAGGGGAGAGGTCTCGCTTGTTGAACTCCATAGCCACTGAACGGCGGACTCTGGTGGCTTTTGAAGCCCCACATCGCCTATTAAGCACACTGAACGAGCTGGCTGAAACCCTGGGTAATAGAAAGATGGTCATTGGCCGAGAGATGACCAAGATTCATGAAGAGGTCTTCCGGGGAACAATAAGGGAGGCCGTGGAGCACTTCCAGCAGCCCAGGGGGGAATTCACCCTGGTGATTCAAGGGCACAAAGGGGCGAAAGAATCGGGATCAGCCTCGGATTGGAGAGAGGAACTTCGGCGGTTGCACCAGCAGGGCTTCAGAGCCAGGGAGGCCATATCTCAATTGTCGCTGACCACAGGTCTATCAAAGAAGGAACTCTACCGCGCCTGGCTTGAACTGAAAAGGCCTGAGTGA